GCCTGTGAGTACAGGTTAGGTTCTACGATTTAGAGGTGTACTCTGTACCCTCCCCACAACCTGTATCTTATGCgggataaataatttttatgactttttatttttctatgtGAAGTTTTCACATTTATTTGTTTGAAAATTCCAACTTATCTGAAATCTCCGAGCCTTATCACTCTAACTaagcttttttctcttctttttgctgTGTTCAGATGTTTGTGTTTAGTTTTGTCTTCATATGTGAAGAGTAATTTGTCATGTGAAAATGGAAACGAATTGATTTTTGGTCTGGAAGCTTCAACTAGATATATTTAGGGAAGGTACACAGAAAAGGCCTACCAGTGCCCATGTAAAATTCTCATCCATTGACATCTCTGTTGGTCCTTGTGGCTGTTGATTTGCAGGTGGTGGTTGCTCAGACCAATGGTGTGGAACATCCATTAGAATCTATTCACGTTCTTCACATTGGGAGAATGAGAATGAAGCTTTCTAAAGAAAAGACAACCGTAGCTAAAGAATATTATTCGAGCTCAATGCAGGTATCAAAACAGTGTGGCTAGTTATTCTTTGTTTTGCAGTAATTATTCTTGTGTGGTCCAAGGAGTTATTATCAGCTTGAAATTCTGACACTTACTTTGAGGGACTGTTGCTTTTCCACATGTTCACTGTGGCTTTGGAAAGGTACAGCCTTATGAGATTCGCTGCGGTTGCACTCAACAGCCGTATTTATTGACTTTTAAGAATGTTATGATTGACAACTTTCTAAATTCTTACTCTAATCATATCTTTTTGTCGGTGGCATTTCTTTGAAAGTATATATCTGGTGGCTTGTTCAGTTACATGTTACTCCCCCCACGCCATGctagttttctcttctctcttttaaaaCCCATGTGTCTTGGGCGCCACTTATAATGTCCTTCGCTGTCTCTTTAGCTGTGCGGGGTTAGAGGTGGTGGCAATGCTGCAGCTCAGGCATTGTTTTGGCAAGCTAAGCAAGGAGTGTCCTTTATATTAGCATTTGAATCGGAAAGAGAAAGGAATGCTGCCATAATGCTTGCCAGAAGATTTGCTTATGACTGTAATGTAAGTCCTTGCTAACTTTTTCTAGCTGCTCTTCTTGTACATGCATGCAACACAACGCCTTTGACCATGATGCTGTTTTCTGCTGTCCAGTCCACACCGCTTGATTTATTTCTTACTTCTTTTCCTGATTTCTTCTGTAACTCTTCAAATTGCCCTTGCCAGATCATGCTCGCTGGACCAGATGACAGAGCACCTATAGGTACCCGATAATCTGATCAAATCTTTACCTTTTTGTAGAGTGTAATTACATTGCCCTTTGCTTTGTCTACTGTATTATAAGTTGACGAGCTTTCGATCACCGTATGTCTTGTGGGATCGTGTTCCTTTCCCCATTGTTTGTCATCGTTTTGGGTGGTTCTAATTCCACTTTCCTGTATCCTGTTTTTCTGCCGTTTGGAATCTTTGTAACGAATCTGATTGCACATGGTGGAGCATTTGTCCCCCCTATGAGACTATTTCAGGCTTTGGGTGACCATATCCAGCTCATGCCAGACCTTTTCTGTGCAATATGTTGAAAGTGATTACATCGATATAGATAAGATCGGATGAAGCGAAAAACTGTAGCAATTTAAGGACAGGGCCTGGATGTGAAAACTTTGGACGCATAGGTATATCGGCGAAAGTACAGAATTTAGGTGCAAATAGCGAAGTTGCAAACTTCACAATATGCATATCCTTTAGTCTAAAGGAAAGCAAGTTGGAAGTACACGATCCGATGACAAGTACGGACAGCAACTTCACAATATCCATGGATTCCTAGGCAGTTTTTCGATACTGACGACGACAAGACCAAAactaagaagaaagagaatcaTAGCTTCGATGCGATAGGATTGTGCTCCGTCATTCGTGGCCCCGGGAGGGAACTAGCTAAAACAAGAATCGCTAGCATCGAGAGCAACTTGAAGAGAGGACCATCATCAATGACCCCGAGAAAGATTGGCAGAAATCATCATCTCGGGAACTAATTATATGGATCTTCTGTCGAGTGAGATCGAAAGTGATTGCTATTGGCGATCGGATAATGCCCATAAGCACGTAACAAAAAGGAAGCAAAATCCGAGGAAAAGGTGAAGCTTTTGGAGATGCAGGGGATCGAACCCTGTACCTCTCGCATGCAAAGCGAGCGCTCTACCATTTGAGCTACATCCCCAGCTGCTCTACTTTCCCCAACAAGATAATAATATTGATTCTAAACAATAGACCTGTCTTTCTCCCTCACGCtccaaaatcaaaaggaaaaagagtgaGAAAAAGAGCAGAAGGATCATTCACTTCAATTCAaagcctttctctctctctctcgcccgcATCAGCGGACCGACGGAGCCCTGCgattcgccgccgccgccgatggaTTTCCAAGTGGTGGTGTTGGCCGGCGGCTTCTCGAAGAAACTCGTCCCTCTCGTCTCTAAGGTCGCTCCCTCCACCTTCCCGCGGTTCGGAGATTTTCTCCGAGGAACCGATGCGTTCTACTTCGAGAACGATTCTCGAAGGTTTTTCTCATCCTtcttcgtgttttttttttttttttttaatcatcatCTCGGTTCGTATTCGTTGCAGGAGGTGCCGAAGGCGCTGCTTCCGGTGGCCAACCGCCCGGTCCTCTCCTACGTCTTGGAGCTCCTGGAGCAAAGTAACCTCAAGGATCTCATCGTCGTGAGTTCTGTCTCCCGCTCGTTCTCTTTCTTTGACCTAATCGGGGTTGCCAGCATGTTGTGGTCCGCATTCGCGAGCGCTTTTTGGTGCTTCTTTCGGAAAGAGAAAAACTAGCTTTGATTTTGCTGTGCCAGATTTTTGTGCAGTGCTTCCTAAGGGTAATTGGATTGCAGTAGATGATCTAACTCAAGTATAAGTGTATGAGTTTGTTCCTTCTGTGATGTGGACTTCATGATTGTTTCTGGTACCGATGCTAGCTTGTGTGCGTGTTGTGGTTTTAGGTTGTCGAGGAGAAGATGCGGCTTTCCTTGTTGGAGGCTGGATATCGGGCGCTTATGTGGACCGTCTGCATGTTGAGGTATGGGACTGTGGTTCACTGCAGTATGGCATTGGGTGGTTCTAATCATGGTAGTTGTCCTTTATTTATTACTAGCCAATTTGAGCTGGGGAGGAGAGAAATAACATTGAAACAGCTTTCAGAAGAAGAGACGCAATGTTATGATATGTAAAGCTTAATTTAATTGACATAGTTGGACATTTTTCATAAAGAATGTTTAAGTGCTGATGCTGTTTTTTGGAGGTTAAAGAGGTTCCTGAAGCATCTTGATATATTGGAATCATTCTCTCTTTGCAAAATCCTCAAGTATGTCTGATGCATGGAGATTGGACTGTAGATATTGGAAAAATTTTGCGAATGCTTTTACACTGCGCTCACATGATAGTAACTGAAAATAGGCCGCTTCCAGTCCGTTTTAAGTTACAGTACATGGATTCTGGAGCATTTCAAAGTTGCAAGATTTTCCATTGAAATTTCAATCTCCAATTTCGAGTCCTTGAAAACAGCTTTATGTTTCCTAATTCTTCCTGAAAGCTGGGCATTATAATCCTTGGTTATTTTGTGTCTTGATGATTTACACTCTGATTAAGCTGAGTACTGTTATTTACTGCACAAACTTTttctgaaaacatttttctggTGAAAGGGAGTGGAAACTCTAATCGAGACCAAATCATTCTAAAAGTCTGGGAAAACTTCTGCATGGCCTTGTGATCATCTGATTTTGACTTTCCTTGATTTTACTCTTGAAGTTAATAGCTGTCCCTTTTGAggtttttgcttcattttctctGTTCTAGTGATATATATTTGGCTGATGGCACTCCATCTAGGATGGGGCCACTGAAAGTAGAGTAGCGTAGCTAGTTATGATGCACTGACAATGTTAAGTTCTGAGAATTGATTTGTGCCAGTATTGTTCTGTTTGATGATGCAGACTCAAGCTGGCAGTCTAAAATTACTTAGAAATCCCCAGATTTGAAGAGTTCAACCATTTAGATTAAAATCCCTATTTATTTCTCTTTATAATTTGCATGTCTGGCTTATACCATTCAGTTTGGAAAGTATTTTGTTTAGGAATTGGAAGAATGCAACTGTCTTATGTACTTCAGGTTTTGCCCTTCAATTAATTTTAGCAATTAATATCTTGCAGCTTGTGGTACATTACTGTGCAATAGCATGATCTTTTGATTATTTGGTCTACTTCAGGCCTTCTAGCAGGACAAGTTATATAAATGTGGTTTTGTGGAATCCAGCCACTCGGACAACATACTATTAGTTGTGACGGCTGGTGTCATGCCAATAACGCAATCCTGTTATGCTCCCCTTTTCTAATCTAAGTTATGCTTCAAGTAAACCAATTCTTTGTGATAATCTTCTTCATGAAAGAGTTAGGGAATACTATTTGACTACAGGTCGCTGCCGTACCTGAGGACATCGGGACAGCTGGAGCCCTTCGAGCCATTGCACATCATCTGACTGCAAAAGACATCTTGGTAAAGCATGTTACCTGTTTAAAATTCTCATATGCAACATAAATAATCAATTCTGTTGCAAATGTTTCTGCAGGTCGTGAGTGGTGATCTTGTTTCTGATGTGCCTCCTGGAGCTGTGGCAGCTGCACATAGACGACACAATGCTGTGGTAACTGCAATGCTTTGCTCTGCTCCTGTAAGTGGTCCTGCAGATTCAGGATCCTCTGGGGTAAAGGACAAAACCAAGAAAGCGGGACGTTACACCTCATAGGCTTGGACCGCTCAAAGCAGTTCTATTATACATTGCCACAGGTTCAGCATTTATTTAATGTAACAACAAATTAGAGATATAGCGGAGACATTTGCTTACATACTTAGAAACTTCATAGGGTAGCCTCTTTTGCTAATTGCAGGTGCTGAACTTGAGAACGTCTTCGTATTCAGAAGAGTATACTTCGTGCAGTAGGGGAGGTAGTCAATGTTTCTTGAACTTTTCTATGGTTAATCTGGTTAGTGGCATAATGCCTAGAAACCTGTTGCTTGATATGGTGACAGTGATACCCTCATGCATGTCTTCATTATGTTGTGAAAGAGGAAAGAGCAGTCTACCCTGGTTCTGCACTGCCTTAAGCATCCACTGTAGCATGGTGCATTTATGCATGAGAACTAACGAGATCACATTCCTAATGTCTTTGGAGTATTGGCATCAACTAGTCATCCTTCTCTCTAATGCAGATGGAAATCCGTGCTGATCTCATTGATGCTCATTTATATGCCTTCAAAAGGTTGGATAATCTATTGCCTCTTAATTTGCGAGTCTGAATAAGTGGACACCTTTCCCTCAACTTCCCTGGGTTCTTTTTTCCTCCCAGGACTGTGCTGCAAGAGATTCTAGATCAGAAGGATACATTTCAAAGCCTAAAGGAGGATTTATTGCCTTATCTCGTGCGGAGCCAGCTGGTTAGTTTCTGAAGTCCCTAGATGAATTGTTATCAGTGGTTGATAATTTCATATGGCCAGAGTTGATTCAT
The nucleotide sequence above comes from Eucalyptus grandis isolate ANBG69807.140 chromosome 2, ASM1654582v1, whole genome shotgun sequence. Encoded proteins:
- the LOC104433898 gene encoding LOW QUALITY PROTEIN: translation initiation factor eIF-2B subunit gamma (The sequence of the model RefSeq protein was modified relative to this genomic sequence to represent the inferred CDS: inserted 2 bases in 1 codon; substituted 2 bases at 2 genomic stop codons), coding for MDFQVVVLAGGFSKKLVPLVSKEVPKALLPVANRPVLSYVLELLEQSNLKDLIVVSCRGEDAAFLVGGWISGAYVDRLHVEVAAVPEDIGTAGALRAIAHHLTAKDILVVSGDLVSDVPPGAVAAAHRRHNAVVTAMLCSAPVSGPADSGSSGVKDKTKKAXDVTPHRLGPLKAVLLYIATGSAFIXXRLRIQKSILRAVGEMEIRADLIDAHLYAFKRTVLQEILDQKDTFQSLKEDLLPYLVRSQLKSEILFNGAPQPEENANEKVASQNNQVLLSQILSNSSRPNFHELHELGSYGSASSRRTHKCCVYIASKSKYCARLNSIQAFSDINRDVIGEVNHLSGYSFSAHNNIIHPSAELGSKTTVGPHCMLGEGSQMGDKCSVKRSVIGRHCRIGSNVKIVNSIVMNHVTIGDGCSIQGSVVCSNVQLQERVVLKDCQVGAGFVVIAGGEYKESPWLRRRNE